A single region of the Psychrobacter alimentarius genome encodes:
- a CDS encoding DUF4870 family protein, which yields MNHSSERKPDDAVRQKTRTADHHYHDSVDTMSDHNIAQRGKHSMMSDNKRRSLITYNHVTYFLYVISYFTAGLLWIVPIVMNYVKRHDAEGSWLATHFDWQIKTFWYSIVWFFLGIIIIVFALGGVGVSVLADSGNIAIGSVLLAAFGLLIMTFTFIWHLYRVIRGWIALTDNRPVP from the coding sequence ATGAATCATTCTTCTGAGCGCAAACCTGATGATGCTGTACGTCAAAAAACTCGTACTGCTGACCACCATTACCATGATTCTGTTGATACAATGTCTGATCACAATATTGCCCAACGAGGAAAACACAGCATGATGAGCGACAATAAGCGCCGTTCTTTAATCACTTATAATCACGTTACTTATTTTTTGTATGTCATCAGCTATTTTACGGCAGGTTTGCTTTGGATTGTGCCGATTGTCATGAACTATGTGAAGCGCCATGATGCAGAGGGGTCCTGGCTTGCCACGCATTTCGATTGGCAAATCAAAACCTTTTGGTACAGTATCGTCTGGTTTTTCTTAGGCATTATTATTATTGTGTTTGCTTTGGGCGGTGTAGGTGTGAGTGTATTGGCAGACAGTGGAAACATTGCTATTGGTTCTGTGCTCTTGGCTGCTTTTGGTCTTCTTATTATGACCTTTACCTTTATTTGGCATCTTTATCGCGTCATTCGAGGGTGGATCGCATTAACGGATAATCGTCCTGTGCCTTAG